A DNA window from Brassica napus cultivar Da-Ae chromosome C1, Da-Ae, whole genome shotgun sequence contains the following coding sequences:
- the LOC106376465 gene encoding membrane-bound transcription factor site-2 protease homolog isoform X2, which produces MEISGRRMRRFRMRFGRNRLAGGENDDGSVLPTRNGGNTENEASCCYCDLKITKFNEPISRLGRRFSGAMKIWFSIGLGFGVASLFLVTLFLLLQFHPKPLSNRLASAVFGFSPSTRVSLSGFVYVFVSTVITVLVHELGHALAAASEGIQMEYIAVFIAAIFPGGLVAFDHDLLQSLPSFNALRVYCAGVWHNAVFCALCAFGLFLLPVMLSPFYKHGESLVVVDVPSKSPLFGYLSPGDTVVSLDGIRVYKPSEWLELAAILDKQNTETSNASFGGSRRFHHGKGYCVPISMVEEGFKGKMVENRYVCPGDLTPFSTMPCSDVAAPREVSVCLDAKDIVKLNKCGDGWVTTSETHDNSGCVCPQQCNLQAYHGQRSLIKEPHHLIVLDLVWILIPRVASGRLYLSVI; this is translated from the exons ATGGAAATCTCCGGACGGCGAATGAGAAGATTCCGGATGAGATTCGGAAGAAACCGCCTCGCCGGCGGCGAAAACGACGACGGTTCCGTCCTCCCGACGCGAAACGGAGGCAACACGGAGAACGAAGCTTCCTGTTGCTACTGCGATCTCAAAATCACGAAGTTCAACGAACCCATCTCCCGCCTCGGAAGACGATTCTCCGGCGCGATGAAGATCTGGTTCTCAATCGGACTCGGATTCGGCGTCGCGTCTCTCTTCCTCGTCAcactcttccttcttcttcagttccACCCTAAACCACTCTCCAACCGCCTCGCTTCCGCCGTCTTCGGATTCTCTCCTTCCACC CGTGTGTCGCTCTCGGGCTTCGTCTATGTGTTTGTTTCAACAGTTATTACTGTTTTAGTTCATGAGCTCGGTCATGCTCTTGCAGCTGCAAG TGAAGGGATACAGATGGAGTACATTGCTGTTTTCATCGCAGCTATTTTTCCGGGAGGTCTTGTGGCTTTTGATCATGATCTCTTGCAGTCACTTCCAAGCTTTAACGCGCTTCGTGTTTACTGTGCTGGTGTTTGGCATAACGCTGTG TTCTGTGCACTCTGCGCGTTCGGTTTGTTTCTCTTGCCTGTGATGCTGTCTCCCTTCTACAAACACGGTGAAAGCCTCGTG GTTGTGGATGTGCCTTCTAAGTCGCCGTTGTTTGGTTATTTGTCTCCTGGAGATACTGTCGTGTCCTTGGATGGGATTCGGGTTTATAAACCTAGCGAGTGGCTTGAACTGGCAGCGATTTTGGATAAGCAGAACACTGAGACGTCGAATGCTTCCTTTGGAGGCTCGAGGAGGTTTCATCACGGGAAGGGTTACTGTGTCCCTATCTCTATGGTTGAAGAAGGGTTCAAGGGGAAGATGGTTGAGAACCGATATGTTTGTCCTGGTGATCTCACTCCGTTTTCAACTATGCCATGCTCAGATGTAGCAGCTCCAAGAGAGGTTTCTGTTTGTTTGGATGCGAAGGATATCGTCAAGCTTAACAAATGTGGTGATGGATGGGTGACAACGTCAGAGACTCATGATAATAGTGGCTGTGTGTGTCCACAG CAATGCAATCTCCAGGCATATCATGGACAGAGATCTCTTATAAAAGAACCTCATCACTTGATTGTTCTAGACTTGGTATGGATTTTAATACCTCGAGTTGCGTCGGGACGTTTGTATTTGTCGGTGATCTGA
- the LOC106376465 gene encoding membrane-bound transcription factor site-2 protease homolog isoform X1, with protein MEISGRRMRRFRMRFGRNRLAGGENDDGSVLPTRNGGNTENEASCCYCDLKITKFNEPISRLGRRFSGAMKIWFSIGLGFGVASLFLVTLFLLLQFHPKPLSNRLASAVFGFSPSTRVSLSGFVYVFVSTVITVLVHELGHALAAASEGIQMEYIAVFIAAIFPGGLVAFDHDLLQSLPSFNALRVYCAGVWHNAVFCALCAFGLFLLPVMLSPFYKHGESLVVVDVPSKSPLFGYLSPGDTVVSLDGIRVYKPSEWLELAAILDKQNTETSNASFGGSRRFHHGKGYCVPISMVEEGFKGKMVENRYVCPGDLTPFSTMPCSDVAAPREVSVCLDAKDIVKLNKCGDGWVTTSETHDNSGCVCPQGEMCLQAMQSPGISWTEISYKRTSSLDCSRLGMDFNTSSCVGTFVFVGDLIAMSRSVQLTAYQPRWLLNYFVKSFPDIVERSLTCTFHVSLALVLLNSLPVYYLDGESILESCLQFFTCLSPRKKKKALQLCLFGGSLLSLLAFFRIFFVGLPPSR; from the exons ATGGAAATCTCCGGACGGCGAATGAGAAGATTCCGGATGAGATTCGGAAGAAACCGCCTCGCCGGCGGCGAAAACGACGACGGTTCCGTCCTCCCGACGCGAAACGGAGGCAACACGGAGAACGAAGCTTCCTGTTGCTACTGCGATCTCAAAATCACGAAGTTCAACGAACCCATCTCCCGCCTCGGAAGACGATTCTCCGGCGCGATGAAGATCTGGTTCTCAATCGGACTCGGATTCGGCGTCGCGTCTCTCTTCCTCGTCAcactcttccttcttcttcagttccACCCTAAACCACTCTCCAACCGCCTCGCTTCCGCCGTCTTCGGATTCTCTCCTTCCACC CGTGTGTCGCTCTCGGGCTTCGTCTATGTGTTTGTTTCAACAGTTATTACTGTTTTAGTTCATGAGCTCGGTCATGCTCTTGCAGCTGCAAG TGAAGGGATACAGATGGAGTACATTGCTGTTTTCATCGCAGCTATTTTTCCGGGAGGTCTTGTGGCTTTTGATCATGATCTCTTGCAGTCACTTCCAAGCTTTAACGCGCTTCGTGTTTACTGTGCTGGTGTTTGGCATAACGCTGTG TTCTGTGCACTCTGCGCGTTCGGTTTGTTTCTCTTGCCTGTGATGCTGTCTCCCTTCTACAAACACGGTGAAAGCCTCGTG GTTGTGGATGTGCCTTCTAAGTCGCCGTTGTTTGGTTATTTGTCTCCTGGAGATACTGTCGTGTCCTTGGATGGGATTCGGGTTTATAAACCTAGCGAGTGGCTTGAACTGGCAGCGATTTTGGATAAGCAGAACACTGAGACGTCGAATGCTTCCTTTGGAGGCTCGAGGAGGTTTCATCACGGGAAGGGTTACTGTGTCCCTATCTCTATGGTTGAAGAAGGGTTCAAGGGGAAGATGGTTGAGAACCGATATGTTTGTCCTGGTGATCTCACTCCGTTTTCAACTATGCCATGCTCAGATGTAGCAGCTCCAAGAGAGGTTTCTGTTTGTTTGGATGCGAAGGATATCGTCAAGCTTAACAAATGTGGTGATGGATGGGTGACAACGTCAGAGACTCATGATAATAGTGGCTGTGTGTGTCCACAG GGGGAGATGTGTTTACAAGCAATGCAATCTCCAGGCATATCATGGACAGAGATCTCTTATAAAAGAACCTCATCACTTGATTGTTCTAGACTTGGTATGGATTTTAATACCTCGAGTTGCGTCGGGACGTTTGTATTTGTCGGTGATCTGATCGCCATGTCACGTTCGGTTCAGTTAACCGCGTACCAACCTCGTTGGCTATTAAACTACTTCGTCAAATCCTTTCCGGATATCGTAGAAAGAAGCTTGACCTGCACGTTTCACGTCTCTCTCGCACTAGTCCTTCTCAACAGCTTGCCT gtGTATTACCTTGATGGTGAATCCATTTTAGAGTCCTGTCTCCAATTTTTCACATGCTTAAGcccaaggaagaagaagaaagctctTCAACTATGTCTTTTTGGAGGGAGTCTCCTCTCTCTTCTCGCCTTCTTCAGAATCTTCTTCGTCGGTTTACCTCCAAGTCGATAG
- the LOC106448406 gene encoding uncharacterized protein LOC106448406, with product MSKINNLEYDALNLSGDNYLQWALYTKIILKSKNLGACITDGNESSEKDRYSAILIIRHHLAESLKDQYLTRTVLLPKALYDWRNLRIQDFKSVDEYNSALFKIVSKLKLCGETITDADMLEKTFSTFHTSNVLLQQQYREKGFSTYANLISCLLLAKQNNELLVRNSEMKPPGAKALPEAHAAIEPKDESPKKDSNHGRMRGRGRWQGRNRGFQPRDRGFPPREHLGRSRGRGYGRGKNPVAHWVHHDDENDLDHEDVQAHDNDDQTEFETSDILKEAN from the exons atgtcgaaaatcaacaatcTTGAGTATGATGCCCTCAATCTATCCGGAGACAATTACCTTCAATGGGCACTTTACACCAAGATCATCTTGAAATCCAAAAACCTTGGTGCTTGTATCACTGATGGCAATGAGTCATCTGAGAAGGATAGATACAGTGCGATCTTAATCATACGCCATCACCTTGCTGAAAGTCTCAAAGACCAATACCTCACT AGGACGGTGCTCTTACCAAAAGCCCTATATGATTGGAGGAACCTAAGGATCCAAGACTTTAAGTCTGTGGATGAGTATAACTCGGCTCTATTCAAGATAGTCTCAAAGTTGAAACTGTGTGGAGAGACTATCACTGATGCTGACATGTTAGAGAAGACATTCTCTAcattccacacaagcaatgtttTGCTTCAGCAACAATACCGAGAAAAGGGTTTCTCCACCTATGCAAATTTgatctcttgtttgttgctGGCTAAGCAAAACAATGAGTTACTCGTGAGGAATAGTGAGATGAAGCCTCCTGGTGCTAAGGcattacctgaggcacatgcggccaTAGAGCCAAAAGATGAGTCTCCAAAGAAAGATTCAAACCATGGCCGTATGAGAGGCCGTGGAAGATGGCAAGGTCGTAACCGTGGGTTTCAACCACGTGACCGTGGGTTTCCACCACGTGAACACCTTGGTCGTAGCCGAGGCCGAGGATATGGCCGAG gaaagaaccCTGTGGCCCATTGGGTCCATCATGATGATGAGAATGATCTCGACCATGAGGATGTTCAAGCCCATGACAATGATGATCAGACTGAATTTGAGACTTCAGATATCCTTAAAGAGGCCAATTAA